In the Clostridium cellulovorans 743B genome, CTTACTGAAGCAGAAACTTATAAATTGCTTTACGAGAATCAAAAGGAATTTAATGGGAAGATATTAGACACTATTTACTGGGCATTGGGAGCTATAGGAGCAGCTATTATTGCTTTATTAGGAGGAAATATATTTTTTAATTATCGTGTAAACAAAAATGAAATAGAGAATATTTCGCAAAACTTAAGTAGAGAATTTGAAAAGTTTAAGAATGATAGTGCTGATGGAATTCAGCAAAAAATCAATGAATCTATGATAGTAAATAGAGATGAATTTAAAAATTTATCTCTTAATAATCAAAAGGAAATGCAAAAATATATAGATAATCAAAATGTACAAATAAAATCCATAAAAACATTTTTTGATGAAGCATTAGAGGAAATTGGAGCTTCAGTAGAAAACAATCAAAGAGGGACCCAAAGAATGTGTGAATCACTAGAAAAAAATTTTCAAAGAGAAAATAAAGACTTAAGAGTAGAATTAAATAAATTAGAAGCTGAGAAGTGGAGAAATAAAGGAGTATATCAAAATGTTTTAGCTTGCTATGTGAGAGCAGGAAATTTGGAGATAGAACTAAAGTTAAACATAGAAGATACCATAAAGAATATTTTAGAAGCATTAGAGAATTCCTCCCGATTATCTAATGCGTATAGCACGCTATTATTTCAGTTTATAGAAAAAATTCCAGAAAAATATTCTATTCAAAAAGAAAAGATCAATGAAATAGCTAGGAGCCTTCCAATACAATAATCGATTACTTGAATTACTTGGAGTTTAAATATGGTAAGTTAGCATGTACCATTGATGGTTTATGTAAAACTTACCATTAAAAAAGTTGTTGACATGTGGCGAAAAAACCGTTATCATAGAAATATAGTTAAACGGTTACAATTAAAACAGTTAAATAAGTGGATTGTTACTGATTCGATCAGGCGAGACCTTAATTAATGAGAAGAAAAATTATTTTTTCTTTTGATTAATTGAGGTTTTTTATTCTAAATTATAACTTTAGAAAATAAAATCTTGATTTATTTAAAAATTTCAAACTTTCGATAAGACCAACAGCTGAAGTATTTGAGAATTTGTTTTTACAAAACAATGGAAGGATAAATTTAAAACTAGAAACCTTTATTATAGCTGAGGGAGGTGAGGGTATAGAAATGATAATAAAAAAGATATTCAATAACAACGCAATACTTGCTAAAGATTCAGATAATCATGAGTTTGTTGTTATGGGATGTGGAATTGCATTTAAAAAGAGTGCTGGTGAAAAGGTTGATAAAGCTTTAATTGAAAAAACCTTTATACTCAAGCAAAATGATGCTTCAGAAAAATTTAAGTTATTATTAGAAGATGTTCCTTCAGAGTATGTTTCATTATGCTACGATATTATCCAGTATGCAAAAAATATGCTAAGTACCAAGCTAAATGATTATATATATGTTACTCTCACAGACCATATCTATAATGCAATAAAGCTATATGATGAAGGTTTAAAAAATCTCAATCCATTGATTTGGGAAATAAAGAAGTTTTATGCAAAAGAATTTCAAGTTGGTTTAAAAGCTCTGGAATTTATTGAAGAGGAGCTAGGGAAAAAGCTACCAGAGGATGAAGCTGGAAATATAACTCTTCATCTGATAAATGCTCAACTGAATAGTTCTTATAATAAGATGGAAGATGTAGCGGAGTACACCAAGAAGATACAGGATGTTTTAAGTATTGTTACTTATACTTATGGTATAACTCTTGATGAAAGCTCTATCAGCTATGAAAGATTTGTAACTCACCTGAGGTTTTTCTTCCAAAGGTTAAATAAAAAAGAGTTGATAGAAAGTGATGATGATTTTCTTTTGAAGAAGATTAAGGCAAAGTATAAAAAGGCTTATGATTGTATGCTTAAAATAGAGAAATATCTGGATATAGAACTCACTGATGAGGAAAAGTTATATTTAACTATTCATATTCAGCGGGTAACCCAAAGGACAAATGAATAATAAGGATTGTTACTGGTAATGCAGGCGAGACTAAAGTTGATGGTATAGGACTTATACTATCTATTCTTAGTCTCGCCTTTTTTTATAATAAAAAATTAATTACAAATACTAAATAAAATTATACAAAGGAGAGGTTATTATGAAGTACGAAAAGTTAGCTACCGACATTATAAAAAATGTTGGAGGCAAGGAAAATGTTAATAGTTTAACTCATTGTATCACACGTCTTCGTTTTAAGCTTAAGGATGAAAGTAAAGCAAATACAGAAGTTCTAAAAAAGATGGATGGTGTTGTAACGGTTGTTAAAAGCGGTGGACAATATCAAGTAGTTATTGGAAATCATGTGCCAGATGTTTATGCAGATGTAGTTGCCATTGGAGGCTTCCAAACAGAAGGCGGAGATGGACAAGAATCCAATGAAAAGAAAAGTTTATTTAACAGTTTTATAGACGTTATTTCAGGTGTGTTTGCTCCAACATTAGGAGTCTTAGCGGCTACTGGTATGATAAAAGGTTTTAATGCATTATTTGTAGCTTTAAATATAATCACTAATACTTCAGGAACTTATCAAGTTTTAAATGCTATAGGAGATTCGCTATTTTACTTCTTCCCTATTTTCTTAGGATTTACAGCTGCTAAAAAGTTTAATGCTAATCAATTTATAGGTATGGCTTTAGGTGCAGTACTTGTTTATCCAGCACTTAATAAGCTAACAGCAGCACCGCCACTATATACGTTATTTGGTGGAACGGTAATTGAATCCTCTGTACAATTAACTTTCTTAGGAATTCCAGTTATATTGATGGATTATTCATCAAGCGTTATTCCAATTGTGTTATCAGTATATATAGCAGCTAAAGTAGAAAAGTTCTTTAAAAAAGTAATACCAGATGTAGTTAAAACTTTCTTAGTTCCATTTTGTACTCTTTTAATAGTTGCACCTTTAGCATTAATAGTTATTGGACCAGTAGCAACTTGGGCAGGTAAATTACTTGGAACAGCAACTCTTGCTATATATAATTTAAGTCCAGTTATTGCAGGAATATTCTTAGGTGGTTTCTGGCAGGTGTTTGTAATATTTGGTCTTCACTGGGGACTTATTCCTATTGCAATCAATAATTTAACATTACTTCATTATGATACAATCCTTGCTGTAGTACTTGGAGCTTCTTTTGCTCAAACAGGTGTAGTATTAGCTATATTATGTAAAACAAAAAATACTAAGCTTAAATCCTTAGCTATACCAGCATTTATATCAGGAATTTTTGGAGTAACAGAACCAGCTATTTACGGTATTACATTACCACGTAAAAGACCATTTACCTTAAGTTGTATAGCTGCTGGAATTGGTGGTGGTATGATAGGCTTAATGGGTACCAAAGGATATATGATTGGAGGATTAGGGAT is a window encoding:
- a CDS encoding beta-glucoside-specific PTS transporter subunit IIABC codes for the protein MKYEKLATDIIKNVGGKENVNSLTHCITRLRFKLKDESKANTEVLKKMDGVVTVVKSGGQYQVVIGNHVPDVYADVVAIGGFQTEGGDGQESNEKKSLFNSFIDVISGVFAPTLGVLAATGMIKGFNALFVALNIITNTSGTYQVLNAIGDSLFYFFPIFLGFTAAKKFNANQFIGMALGAVLVYPALNKLTAAPPLYTLFGGTVIESSVQLTFLGIPVILMDYSSSVIPIVLSVYIAAKVEKFFKKVIPDVVKTFLVPFCTLLIVAPLALIVIGPVATWAGKLLGTATLAIYNLSPVIAGIFLGGFWQVFVIFGLHWGLIPIAINNLTLLHYDTILAVVLGASFAQTGVVLAILCKTKNTKLKSLAIPAFISGIFGVTEPAIYGITLPRKRPFTLSCIAAGIGGGMIGLMGTKGYMIGGLGIFAFPSYISPEGMDKGFYGAIIGVIVSFVLGFLFMFFSGFKDEEEGEKKNEKSVEKLIKQEVIVSPLKGEVKELSQVKDEAFSSGALGKGIAIEPAEGKIIAPVDGVLTTFFPTGHALGITSNSGAEILIHIGMDTVQLNGKYFSPKAKQGDVIKAGDVLLEFDIKAIKGEGYSLTTPIIVTNSDNYLDIVETDKKAVDYKDDLLVVMI
- the licT gene encoding BglG family transcription antiterminator LicT encodes the protein MIIKKIFNNNAILAKDSDNHEFVVMGCGIAFKKSAGEKVDKALIEKTFILKQNDASEKFKLLLEDVPSEYVSLCYDIIQYAKNMLSTKLNDYIYVTLTDHIYNAIKLYDEGLKNLNPLIWEIKKFYAKEFQVGLKALEFIEEELGKKLPEDEAGNITLHLINAQLNSSYNKMEDVAEYTKKIQDVLSIVTYTYGITLDESSISYERFVTHLRFFFQRLNKKELIESDDDFLLKKIKAKYKKAYDCMLKIEKYLDIELTDEEKLYLTIHIQRVTQRTNE